From the Microbacterium sp. W4I4 genome, one window contains:
- a CDS encoding MFS transporter: MTTVSASRGLSQKQRKTVAGGAIGTLIEYYDYYLYGLASAAVFPAVFFSSEDPVIAQLSSFATFAVGFFLRPVGGIIWGIIGDRIGRKTVLMSTVIGMGLATTAIGLIPSDHAIGVAAPLLLLFCRLLQGFFVGGEMGGAATMVVEAAPIGKKGLYGAFLISGAGVANVVSGGLMAVLGLTPGSWFLEWGWRIPFVFSIVLAIVAVILRRHLEESDEFVETQTLQLAAAGKKANPLIEVFRHPKNAIMGILIGLPQSIAGYVVLTYGLAFMVGNKHLPAWMGFAGTMIVGLLQIVVAPLWGHISDRIGRRTVYIIGCLGFAAMVYPAFMLFSTGNLWLIWLGQIIGFVVFGVAMQATLATMLAEMFDPEARTTGVNIGYQISNTLGGGLAPLICTALVAAAGGSFWPVVVYAAVIAVVGVIATLMASIRPDVEGAGRLHELAATSTIKTNA; the protein is encoded by the coding sequence ATGACGACTGTGTCCGCATCTCGCGGTCTGTCCCAGAAGCAGCGCAAGACGGTGGCCGGCGGTGCCATCGGAACGCTCATCGAGTACTACGACTACTACCTGTACGGTCTCGCCTCGGCAGCCGTGTTCCCCGCCGTGTTCTTCTCCTCCGAAGACCCGGTGATCGCCCAGCTGTCCTCCTTCGCCACCTTCGCCGTGGGCTTCTTCCTGCGCCCCGTCGGCGGCATCATCTGGGGCATCATCGGCGACCGGATCGGCCGCAAGACGGTGCTGATGAGCACCGTCATCGGCATGGGCCTCGCCACCACCGCCATCGGCCTGATCCCCTCCGATCACGCGATCGGCGTCGCGGCACCGCTGCTGCTGCTGTTCTGCCGACTGCTGCAGGGCTTCTTCGTCGGCGGTGAGATGGGCGGAGCCGCGACGATGGTCGTCGAGGCTGCTCCCATCGGGAAGAAGGGGCTGTACGGCGCCTTCCTCATCAGCGGTGCCGGTGTCGCCAACGTCGTCTCCGGCGGCCTCATGGCCGTTCTCGGCCTGACCCCCGGTTCCTGGTTCCTGGAGTGGGGCTGGCGCATCCCGTTCGTGTTCTCGATCGTCCTCGCGATCGTCGCGGTGATCCTGCGCCGCCACCTCGAGGAGTCCGACGAGTTCGTCGAGACCCAGACACTGCAGCTCGCCGCCGCAGGCAAGAAGGCCAACCCGCTCATCGAGGTGTTCCGGCACCCGAAGAACGCGATCATGGGCATCCTCATCGGACTGCCGCAGTCCATCGCCGGATACGTGGTGCTCACCTACGGCCTGGCGTTCATGGTGGGCAACAAGCACCTACCGGCCTGGATGGGCTTCGCAGGAACCATGATCGTGGGTCTGCTGCAGATCGTCGTCGCCCCGCTGTGGGGTCACATCTCCGACAGGATCGGCCGCCGCACGGTGTACATCATCGGATGCCTCGGCTTCGCCGCCATGGTCTATCCGGCATTCATGCTGTTCAGCACCGGCAACCTGTGGCTGATCTGGCTCGGGCAGATCATCGGCTTCGTCGTGTTCGGTGTGGCCATGCAGGCCACGCTCGCCACGATGCTCGCCGAGATGTTCGACCCGGAGGCCCGCACCACCGGCGTCAACATCGGCTACCAGATCTCGAACACGCTCGGCGGCGGCCTCGCTCCGCTGATCTGCACCGCGTTGGTCGCGGCTGCCGGCGGTTCATTCTGGCCGGTCGTGGTGTACGCGGCCGTCATCGCGGTGGTCGGCGTGATCGCCACGCTGATGGCATCCATCCGCCCGGATGTCGAGGGCGCCGGCCGTCTGCACGAGCTGGCGGCCACCTCCACCATCAAGACGAACGCCTGA
- a CDS encoding alanine racemase, whose amino-acid sequence MDDAPLTARDKGLPARAIGSTTAEFLATRPRLDEFWTPLIALDDAAMDANIATMSAWCVERGLEIMPHGKTTMAPALWKRQTDAGATGITLATMGQVRTGRDLGLDSIMLANAAVDPRSLAWLAAELADPGFRFVSWADSVETVEAMELGLLATGAERAVAVCVELGAAGGRTGARSIAEAVRVAERIAASPVLRLAGVAGYEGSLGHDRSDAALAAVRAYLEAQLELHAELGRLYDDGELFVTAGGSAYFDIVADVWAGAARDGRTRFTLRSGAYIVHDDGFYRGISPFDEGAEHPAGSPRFVNAMHGYARVVSSPEPGLALVDGGKRDLPYDEGLPIPRAWRATPSDEWQPLDAEVSAMNDQHSYVRSEQHLPIGSVVRLGLSHPCTAFDKWRVLPVVESADSDVVIDLVRTWF is encoded by the coding sequence GTGGACGACGCACCCCTGACCGCACGCGACAAGGGACTGCCGGCGCGAGCGATCGGCTCGACGACGGCGGAGTTCCTCGCCACGCGTCCACGGCTGGACGAGTTCTGGACCCCTCTCATCGCGCTCGACGACGCGGCGATGGATGCCAACATCGCCACCATGTCGGCCTGGTGCGTCGAACGCGGCCTGGAGATCATGCCGCACGGCAAGACCACCATGGCGCCCGCGCTCTGGAAGCGTCAGACCGACGCCGGCGCGACCGGCATCACCCTGGCGACGATGGGGCAGGTGCGCACCGGCCGCGACCTCGGTCTCGACTCGATCATGCTGGCGAACGCGGCCGTCGATCCGCGCTCGCTGGCGTGGCTTGCCGCAGAGCTGGCCGACCCGGGCTTCCGGTTCGTCAGCTGGGCGGACTCCGTCGAGACCGTCGAGGCGATGGAGCTCGGTCTGCTCGCGACCGGCGCGGAGCGTGCGGTAGCCGTGTGCGTCGAGCTGGGCGCGGCCGGCGGCCGAACCGGCGCGCGGTCGATCGCCGAGGCCGTGCGCGTCGCGGAGCGCATCGCCGCGTCGCCCGTGCTGCGCCTTGCCGGCGTCGCCGGCTACGAGGGCAGCCTCGGGCATGACCGCTCGGACGCCGCGCTCGCCGCAGTTCGCGCCTACCTCGAGGCGCAGCTGGAGCTGCACGCGGAGCTCGGCCGTCTGTACGACGACGGCGAGCTCTTCGTGACCGCCGGCGGCAGCGCCTACTTCGACATCGTGGCCGATGTCTGGGCGGGCGCGGCCCGCGATGGGCGCACCCGCTTCACGCTGCGCTCGGGCGCGTACATCGTGCACGACGATGGCTTCTACCGCGGCATCTCGCCGTTCGACGAGGGTGCGGAGCATCCGGCAGGCTCGCCCCGATTCGTCAACGCGATGCACGGCTACGCCAGGGTCGTATCCAGCCCGGAACCCGGTCTGGCCCTGGTCGACGGCGGCAAGCGCGATCTGCCCTACGACGAGGGTCTGCCGATCCCGCGGGCCTGGCGCGCCACGCCGTCGGATGAGTGGCAGCCGCTCGACGCCGAAGTGTCGGCGATGAACGACCAGCACTCCTACGTGCGCTCCGAGCAGCACCTTCCGATCGGATCGGTCGTGCGGCTGGGGCTGTCTCATCCGTGCACCGCGTTCGACAAGTGGCGCGTGCTGCCGGTGGTCGAGTCCGCCGACTCCGACGTCGTCATCGATCTCGTCCGCACCTGGTTCTGA
- a CDS encoding bifunctional 4-hydroxy-2-oxoglutarate aldolase/2-dehydro-3-deoxy-phosphogluconate aldolase, with translation MDNSGFEQLFGGSPLMAILRGMGVERSLAVSTTAWDLGIEVVELPIQTEEDIEALRVVAAAGKERGKSVGAGTVVSLAHVAQAASAGAVFTVSPGLDLDVVRASHEAGLLSMPGVATASEVQLAMKSGLTWLKAFPASELGSRWLSAMHGPFPQAQFVTTGGMSAANAGEFLQAGARVVAVGSALEDPAQLPLLAGLLGGADRS, from the coding sequence ATGGACAATTCCGGATTCGAGCAGCTGTTCGGCGGCTCACCGCTGATGGCGATCCTGCGCGGCATGGGCGTGGAGCGCAGCCTCGCGGTGTCGACCACCGCCTGGGATCTCGGCATCGAGGTCGTCGAGCTGCCGATCCAGACCGAAGAGGACATCGAGGCGCTGCGCGTGGTCGCCGCCGCCGGCAAGGAGCGCGGCAAGTCCGTCGGCGCCGGGACGGTGGTCTCCCTCGCGCACGTCGCACAGGCGGCATCCGCCGGTGCCGTCTTCACAGTGAGCCCCGGTCTCGACCTCGACGTCGTCCGCGCATCGCATGAGGCGGGCCTGCTCAGCATGCCCGGTGTCGCCACGGCGAGCGAGGTGCAGCTGGCGATGAAGTCCGGGCTGACCTGGCTGAAGGCGTTCCCCGCCTCGGAGTTGGGCTCGCGGTGGCTCTCCGCCATGCACGGTCCGTTCCCGCAGGCGCAGTTCGTGACCACCGGCGGAATGAGCGCCGCCAACGCGGGCGAGTTCCTGCAGGCCGGCGCCCGCGTCGTGGCGGTCGGCTCCGCCCTCGAGGACCCGGCGCAGCTGCCCCTGCTGGCGGGTCTGCTCGGCGGCGCGGACCGGTCATGA
- a CDS encoding RidA family protein — MPKTGFHTEGVPAPAGPYSHGVVANGFLYTAGFGPQDAANGNAVAADAGEQTRQVLRNIQTVLAVHGLTMDDVVKSTVHLQDLSDFAEFNAAYEEFFTAPYPVRTTVGSQLANILVEIDVVAAFPQG; from the coding sequence ATGCCGAAGACCGGTTTCCACACGGAGGGCGTGCCCGCACCCGCCGGCCCCTACAGCCACGGGGTCGTCGCCAACGGCTTCCTGTACACGGCGGGATTCGGTCCGCAGGACGCCGCCAACGGCAACGCGGTCGCCGCTGACGCCGGGGAGCAGACCCGCCAGGTGCTCCGCAACATCCAGACGGTTCTCGCCGTGCACGGACTGACGATGGACGACGTCGTCAAGTCGACGGTGCACCTGCAGGACCTCAGCGACTTCGCCGAGTTCAACGCGGCGTACGAGGAGTTCTTCACCGCTCCGTACCCGGTGCGCACCACGGTGGGCTCGCAGCTGGCGAACATCCTCGTCGAGATCGACGTGGTCGCCGCGTTCCCGCAGGGCTGA
- a CDS encoding glycine betaine/L-proline ABC transporter ATP-binding protein, giving the protein MGESVRGNVSEIALEAHHLYKVFGRSPQHAVKRLKAGETRTDVLDAGTAAVIDASFTVNRGEIFVIMGLSGSGKSTIIRMLNGLHDITDGEVIIGGDDIAKAPPAALREIRRERVSMVFQHFALLPHRTVAANVAYPLELKGIGKTERLRKAEEILSLVGLEGWGDKLPSELSGGMQQRVGIARALAADTDILLMDEAFSALDPLIRREMQEQLVELQAKLQKTIVFITHDLNEAMFLGDRIAVMRDGRIVQIGTPEDILTDPANDYVEQFVQDVDRARVLTAANVMERARPVVPDTAGPRTALRQMRDSYMSATYVVGRDRQLVGMVTDRDAVKLVRKGESSLASILKPVPQSVDENEVLMNLFIPSVESPLPLAVTDAEGRLTGVIPRVTLLAALGPGPGATGELTLPLNPMPQAVIDEVLAEAQDAVETASAATAASSPDSAEEAH; this is encoded by the coding sequence ATGGGTGAGTCTGTCAGGGGAAACGTGTCCGAAATCGCTCTCGAAGCGCACCATCTGTACAAGGTCTTCGGTCGCAGTCCGCAGCATGCGGTCAAGCGTCTGAAGGCCGGCGAAACCCGAACCGACGTGCTCGACGCCGGCACCGCAGCGGTCATCGACGCCAGCTTCACCGTCAACCGCGGTGAGATCTTCGTGATCATGGGACTGTCCGGATCCGGCAAGTCCACCATCATCCGCATGCTGAACGGCCTGCACGACATCACCGACGGCGAGGTGATCATCGGCGGTGACGACATCGCCAAGGCGCCGCCCGCCGCGCTGCGCGAGATCCGCCGTGAGCGCGTGTCGATGGTCTTCCAGCACTTCGCGCTGCTGCCGCACCGCACGGTCGCCGCGAACGTCGCCTACCCGCTGGAGCTGAAGGGCATCGGCAAGACCGAGCGCCTGCGCAAGGCCGAGGAGATCCTCTCCCTGGTCGGCCTGGAGGGCTGGGGCGACAAGCTGCCCAGCGAGCTCTCCGGTGGCATGCAGCAGCGCGTCGGCATCGCCCGCGCGCTCGCCGCCGACACCGACATCCTGCTCATGGACGAGGCGTTCAGCGCCCTCGACCCGCTGATCCGCCGCGAGATGCAGGAGCAGCTCGTCGAGCTGCAGGCCAAGCTGCAGAAGACCATCGTCTTCATCACGCACGACCTCAACGAGGCCATGTTCCTCGGCGACCGCATCGCGGTCATGCGCGACGGCCGCATCGTGCAGATCGGCACGCCCGAGGACATCCTCACCGACCCCGCCAACGACTACGTCGAGCAGTTCGTGCAGGACGTCGACCGCGCCCGCGTGCTGACCGCCGCGAACGTCATGGAGCGTGCGCGTCCGGTCGTGCCCGACACCGCCGGCCCGCGCACCGCGCTGCGCCAGATGCGGGACTCCTACATGTCGGCGACCTACGTCGTCGGCCGTGACCGCCAGCTGGTCGGCATGGTCACCGACCGGGATGCCGTGAAGCTGGTGCGCAAGGGCGAGTCCTCGCTCGCGTCGATCCTCAAACCGGTCCCGCAGAGCGTCGACGAGAACGAGGTGCTGATGAACCTCTTCATCCCCTCCGTCGAGTCGCCCCTGCCTCTCGCGGTGACGGATGCCGAAGGACGCCTGACCGGCGTCATCCCGCGTGTCACCCTGCTCGCCGCCCTCGGCCCCGGTCCGGGGGCCACCGGCGAGCTCACCCTGCCGCTGAACCCGATGCCGCAGGCCGTTATCGACGAGGTGCTGGCTGAGGCCCAGGATGCGGTGGAGACCGCATCCGCCGCGACCGCCGCCTCGTCGCCCGACTCCGCAGAGGAGGCGCATTGA
- a CDS encoding amidohydrolase family protein, with product MSTRTVLRGGSVILPTGPVPADVAIEGGEVTQVGVVDALPGDVVIDASGRFVLPGLVDVHSHADGLLGDPDVARALLRQGVTTVIGGQDGVSYAPGDGAYASEYFAAINGPHRTYRGGGVAAYLADTDGTSPLNVGYLVPAGTVRFEVCGRDSAPAGVEDRQRMAALVAEGMDAGALGLSSGLDYVPGIFQDAAEIAALCAPVAQAGGVYVTHMRGGYESNTAAGISEVAEISRRAAEATGSPLKAHISHFHAEADIVLAQLDALEDAGVDATFDAYPYVRGCTLLGMPLLPPEVSMLPKDEAVAVIADPAGRAALREACTTRATQSASLGPDWPDMITLAHLAAPELAWAHGLTLRAAAERAGTSPIDFALDALVASGLECSAVMAVRHPRSSAELARIFAHPAHTGGSDGIFIGAHPHPRAAGTFARYLREYVRELGTWSWAEAVHHLSALPVRRFGLGRRGAVEVGAIADLIIVDPASVADTSTYEDPRTLAVGIDDVFVHGIRVLADGELTGALPGRGLRREPGA from the coding sequence ATGAGCACTCGCACCGTGCTGCGCGGGGGATCCGTGATCTTGCCGACCGGACCCGTGCCGGCCGACGTCGCGATCGAGGGCGGCGAGGTGACGCAGGTCGGCGTCGTCGATGCGCTCCCGGGTGATGTCGTGATCGACGCATCCGGACGGTTCGTGCTGCCCGGCCTCGTCGACGTGCACTCGCATGCCGACGGCCTGCTGGGCGACCCCGACGTCGCCCGCGCGCTGCTGAGGCAGGGCGTCACGACGGTGATCGGCGGCCAGGACGGCGTCTCCTATGCGCCGGGTGACGGCGCGTACGCATCCGAGTACTTCGCGGCGATCAATGGACCGCACCGCACCTACCGGGGCGGGGGTGTCGCGGCATACCTCGCCGACACCGACGGGACCTCGCCGCTGAACGTCGGCTACCTCGTCCCGGCGGGAACCGTGCGCTTCGAGGTGTGCGGACGCGACTCCGCTCCGGCAGGCGTGGAGGACCGGCAGCGGATGGCCGCGCTCGTCGCCGAGGGGATGGATGCTGGGGCGCTGGGCCTGTCGAGCGGCCTCGACTACGTGCCGGGCATCTTCCAGGACGCCGCGGAGATCGCGGCCCTGTGCGCACCGGTCGCACAAGCCGGCGGCGTGTACGTCACCCACATGCGCGGCGGCTACGAGTCGAACACCGCCGCGGGCATCTCCGAGGTGGCCGAGATCTCCCGCCGTGCCGCAGAGGCCACCGGATCGCCGCTGAAGGCGCACATCTCGCACTTCCACGCCGAGGCCGATATCGTGCTGGCGCAACTTGACGCGCTGGAGGATGCCGGAGTGGATGCCACCTTCGACGCCTACCCGTATGTGCGCGGCTGCACGCTGCTGGGCATGCCGCTCCTGCCGCCCGAGGTCTCGATGCTGCCGAAGGACGAGGCGGTCGCCGTGATCGCCGATCCCGCCGGCCGTGCCGCACTGCGGGAGGCCTGCACGACCCGGGCCACCCAGAGCGCCAGCCTCGGCCCCGACTGGCCCGACATGATCACGCTCGCCCACCTCGCGGCACCCGAGCTGGCGTGGGCGCACGGTCTCACCCTGCGCGCCGCTGCCGAGCGCGCGGGAACCTCGCCGATCGACTTCGCGCTGGACGCCCTGGTGGCATCCGGGCTGGAGTGCAGCGCGGTGATGGCCGTGCGGCATCCGCGCAGCAGCGCCGAGCTCGCCCGCATCTTCGCCCACCCCGCGCACACCGGGGGCTCCGACGGCATCTTCATCGGCGCCCATCCGCACCCGCGAGCCGCGGGCACATTCGCCCGGTACCTCCGCGAGTACGTGCGCGAGCTCGGCACCTGGAGCTGGGCCGAGGCCGTGCACCACCTGTCGGCGCTGCCGGTGCGCCGGTTCGGGCTCGGCCGGCGCGGTGCGGTCGAGGTCGGTGCGATCGCCGATCTGATCATCGTCGACCCGGCCTCCGTGGCCGACACCTCCACCTACGAGGACCCGCGCACCCTGGCCGTCGGCATCGATGACGTGTTCGTGCACGGCATCCGCGTCCTCGCCGACGGCGAGCTGACCGGCGCCCTGCCCGGGCGCGGACTGCGCCGCGAACCCGGCGCCTGA
- a CDS encoding glycine betaine ABC transporter substrate-binding protein, producing the protein MKKRQLTSILAFTAAASLALVGCASGTNDTPGDKPAGDDKGTVTLGFLPGWTDGLSTAYLLQDQLEKLGYKVEMNTLTEAGPLYTGLAKGDVDIYPSAWPELTHKSYMDKFGDDIEDLGKYYDNAKLTIAVPEYTKIDSIEELKGNADMFGGKIIGIEPGAGLTKQTQDSMLPEYGLDGEYELVTSSTAAMLTELDKATKKKEDIVVTLWRPFWANDAYPIKDLKDPKGAMGEPEGLHFLGTKGFSEANAEAADYIAKIKLNDEQYGALEGLVTSDEYKDKSAEAVDKWIEEYGDQIDWLVTE; encoded by the coding sequence ATGAAGAAGCGACAGCTCACCAGCATCCTGGCGTTCACCGCCGCTGCATCCCTCGCTCTCGTCGGCTGCGCGAGCGGCACGAACGACACCCCAGGCGACAAGCCGGCCGGCGATGACAAGGGCACCGTCACGCTCGGCTTCCTGCCCGGCTGGACCGACGGTCTCAGCACCGCGTACCTGCTGCAGGACCAGCTCGAGAAGCTCGGCTACAAGGTCGAGATGAACACCCTCACCGAGGCCGGCCCGCTGTACACCGGCCTCGCCAAGGGCGACGTCGACATCTACCCGTCGGCCTGGCCCGAGCTGACCCACAAGTCCTACATGGACAAGTTCGGCGACGACATCGAGGACCTCGGCAAGTACTACGACAACGCCAAGCTCACGATCGCCGTGCCCGAGTACACCAAGATCGACTCGATCGAGGAGCTCAAGGGCAACGCCGACATGTTCGGCGGCAAGATCATCGGCATCGAGCCCGGTGCCGGCCTGACCAAGCAGACGCAGGACAGCATGCTGCCGGAGTACGGCCTGGACGGCGAGTACGAGCTCGTCACCTCGTCGACCGCGGCGATGCTCACCGAGCTCGACAAGGCGACGAAGAAGAAGGAAGACATCGTCGTCACGCTGTGGCGCCCGTTCTGGGCCAATGACGCGTACCCGATCAAGGACCTGAAGGACCCGAAGGGCGCCATGGGCGAGCCCGAGGGTCTGCACTTCCTGGGCACGAAGGGCTTCAGCGAGGCGAATGCCGAGGCTGCGGACTACATCGCGAAGATCAAGCTGAACGATGAGCAGTACGGCGCGCTCGAGGGCCTCGTCACCTCGGACGAGTACAAGGACAAGTCGGCGGAGGCCGTCGACAAGTGGATCGAGGAGTACGGCGACCAGATCGACTGGCTCGTCACCGAGTAA
- a CDS encoding sugar kinase: MNHPSPASADTAVPAVIALGETMVLVTPHDATRLADADDVRLTIGGAESNVAAHVAALGQRAAWVSALGDDVLGHRVHRTVTGQGVDTRWVRFAPDAPTGVYFKDPGHGVHYYRAGSAASRMSPESVAEVPFEDAEIVHVSGITPALSASCAALIDSVIDRVTTAGRGSLSFDANHRAALWPASVAAPVLLDLANRSDIVFVGLDEAETLWGCRTADEVRALVAAPSHLIVKDGDVGATEFSAADTVFVPAIRTEVVEAVGAGDAFAAGWLAAKLHGRPPEERLQAGHRRAHLVLQSTEDVPVTAVE, translated from the coding sequence GTGAATCACCCCTCCCCTGCCTCAGCGGACACCGCCGTGCCCGCCGTCATCGCCCTCGGCGAGACGATGGTTCTCGTCACACCGCACGACGCGACGCGACTGGCGGATGCCGACGACGTGCGCCTGACCATCGGCGGCGCCGAGTCGAACGTCGCCGCCCACGTCGCCGCTCTCGGGCAGCGTGCGGCCTGGGTCAGCGCGCTCGGCGACGACGTGCTCGGGCACCGCGTGCACCGCACCGTGACCGGGCAGGGCGTCGACACCCGATGGGTGCGCTTCGCCCCCGACGCCCCGACCGGCGTGTACTTCAAGGACCCGGGTCATGGTGTGCACTACTACCGCGCCGGTTCCGCGGCATCGCGGATGAGTCCCGAGAGCGTCGCCGAGGTTCCGTTCGAGGATGCCGAGATCGTGCACGTCTCCGGCATCACGCCCGCCCTCTCGGCATCCTGCGCAGCCCTGATCGACTCGGTCATCGACCGCGTCACGACGGCAGGCCGCGGATCGCTGAGCTTCGACGCCAACCATCGCGCCGCCCTGTGGCCGGCATCCGTCGCCGCACCCGTGCTGCTCGACCTGGCGAACCGCTCGGACATCGTGTTCGTCGGCCTCGACGAGGCCGAGACGCTCTGGGGCTGCCGCACCGCGGACGAGGTGCGCGCACTGGTCGCCGCGCCGAGCCATCTGATCGTCAAGGACGGGGATGTCGGGGCGACGGAGTTCTCCGCCGCGGACACCGTCTTCGTGCCCGCGATCCGCACCGAGGTCGTCGAGGCGGTCGGCGCCGGGGATGCGTTCGCAGCCGGCTGGCTCGCCGCGAAGCTCCACGGCAGGCCGCCCGAGGAGCGGCTGCAGGCAGGCCACCGGCGCGCGCACCTGGTGCTCCAGTCCACCGAGGACGTACCGGTCACGGCCGTCGAATGA
- a CDS encoding proline/glycine betaine ABC transporter permease, with product MDGFRIPLGDWVETGLNWLLDNLEGLFTFVSTVIGAFVDGLSTALIETPFPVTIAIFALIAWLLRSWKLAVGTILSFVFILALDLWTPAMQTMALVIVAAVIAVLIAVPLGIWSARNDRVRATLKPVLDFMQTMPAFVYLIPAIMFFGIGVVPGVVATVIFALPPGVRLTELGIRGVDSETVEAGHAFGATPGQILRGVQLPLALPTIMAGINQLIMLALSMAVIAGMAGADGLGKLVVQGISSMDIALGVEAGLGIVLIAVFLDRCTAALAEPSPSSLLGILERRRQDRRRQEAAEAAIAPGFATA from the coding sequence ATGGATGGATTCCGCATTCCGCTCGGAGACTGGGTCGAGACCGGCCTGAACTGGCTGCTCGACAACCTGGAGGGGCTGTTCACCTTCGTCTCCACCGTCATCGGTGCGTTCGTCGACGGCCTGTCGACCGCGCTGATCGAGACCCCGTTCCCGGTCACGATCGCGATCTTCGCCCTGATCGCCTGGCTGCTGCGCTCCTGGAAGCTGGCGGTGGGCACGATCCTGTCGTTCGTGTTCATCCTGGCGCTCGACCTGTGGACTCCTGCCATGCAGACCATGGCGCTGGTCATCGTCGCCGCCGTCATCGCCGTGCTGATCGCCGTGCCGCTGGGCATCTGGTCGGCCCGCAACGACCGGGTGCGCGCGACGCTCAAGCCCGTGCTGGACTTCATGCAGACCATGCCCGCGTTCGTCTACCTGATCCCCGCGATCATGTTCTTCGGCATCGGCGTGGTCCCCGGCGTGGTCGCCACGGTCATCTTCGCGCTGCCTCCGGGCGTGCGCCTGACCGAGCTCGGCATCCGCGGAGTCGACAGCGAGACCGTCGAGGCCGGACACGCGTTCGGCGCGACCCCGGGGCAGATCCTGCGCGGTGTGCAGCTGCCGCTGGCGCTGCCGACCATCATGGCCGGCATCAACCAGCTGATCATGCTGGCCCTGTCGATGGCCGTGATCGCCGGTATGGCCGGCGCCGACGGACTCGGCAAGCTGGTCGTGCAGGGCATCTCGTCGATGGACATCGCGCTGGGCGTGGAGGCCGGTCTCGGCATCGTGCTGATCGCCGTCTTCCTCGACCGCTGCACGGCGGCCCTCGCGGAGCCCTCACCGTCTTCGCTGCTCGGCATCCTCGAGCGCCGTCGTCAGGACCGCCGCCGGCAGGAGGCCGCCGAGGCGGCGATCGCCCCTGGCTTCGCCACCGCCTGA
- a CDS encoding rhodanese-like domain-containing protein: MTDAAVLASRLAHVEARLAFEIDVVAAERAVASGAAVLVDTRRQESWEHGHIAGALHLPTTEIEARIDDLPRDRTLIVYGWGPDATEPPPRPGPCSPRGSTCASCSAATSTGCATASPPSRTA; encoded by the coding sequence ATGACCGACGCCGCGGTCCTCGCCTCCCGGCTCGCGCACGTCGAGGCGCGGCTGGCGTTCGAGATCGACGTGGTCGCCGCCGAGCGCGCGGTCGCGTCGGGTGCCGCCGTGCTCGTCGACACGCGGCGGCAGGAGTCGTGGGAGCACGGGCACATCGCCGGCGCACTGCACCTGCCCACGACCGAGATCGAGGCGCGCATCGACGACCTGCCGCGGGATCGCACCCTGATCGTCTACGGCTGGGGGCCGGATGCAACGGAGCCACCGCCACGGCCCGGACCCTGCTCACCGCGGGGCTCGACGTGCGCGAGCTGCTCGGCGGCTACGAGTACTGGGTGCGCAACGGCTTCCCCACCGAGTCGGACGGCGTGA
- a CDS encoding transcriptional regulator: protein MKTRTAAEDAIEGLAQDVARQTYDTAEAVLRLYQPVMRALATAAGPSVEVVLHNLDGDDVDLGHTIMAIENGHVTGRAVGGPSTSLGLDVLKDRRADHDAFGYTAYTADGRQLRCSSVYFHNADGDIIASLCINVDLSPIQQARNVLTALLPASERMPNAPREHFGTDLVAVMDSMISDAMHEIGRPVENMSRDDKITVLERLDQRGATQMRKSVEAIAKRLGISRVTAYSYLEEARARR from the coding sequence ATGAAGACCAGGACCGCAGCAGAAGACGCCATCGAAGGCCTCGCTCAGGATGTCGCCCGTCAGACCTACGACACGGCCGAGGCGGTGCTGCGCCTGTACCAGCCCGTGATGCGGGCGCTCGCGACCGCAGCCGGCCCCTCCGTCGAGGTGGTGCTGCACAACCTCGACGGCGACGACGTCGACCTCGGTCACACGATCATGGCGATCGAGAACGGCCACGTCACCGGACGCGCGGTCGGCGGACCCTCGACATCGCTCGGACTCGACGTGCTCAAGGACCGCCGAGCCGATCACGACGCGTTCGGGTACACCGCCTACACGGCTGACGGGCGCCAGTTGCGGTGCTCATCGGTGTACTTCCACAACGCCGACGGCGACATCATCGCGTCGCTGTGCATCAACGTCGATCTGAGCCCGATCCAGCAGGCGCGCAATGTCCTGACCGCGCTGCTGCCGGCATCGGAACGGATGCCGAACGCCCCGCGCGAGCACTTCGGCACCGACCTCGTCGCCGTGATGGACTCGATGATCAGCGATGCCATGCACGAGATCGGCCGCCCCGTCGAGAACATGTCGCGCGACGACAAGATCACCGTGCTCGAGCGCCTGGATCAGCGCGGTGCGACCCAGATGCGCAAGTCCGTCGAGGCGATCGCCAAGCGGCTCGGCATCTCCCGTGTCACCGCGTACAGCTACCTCGAGGAGGCTCGGGCCCGCCGCTAG